The following is a genomic window from Tripterygium wilfordii isolate XIE 37 chromosome 19, ASM1340144v1, whole genome shotgun sequence.
AGAAAGATGCTTTACCACAGAACGGAAAGGAACTTGCACTCTCGAGAACCAAGCAGGAAAAGCAAAATTAAAGATGTACAAAAGCTGGTCTTCTCATGTGTCTTCTTAACTGGATTGCAGAATATATATCCCACCACCACTACCCATGGAACCTGAGAAATAATTTAAAGTGAAGATACTCAAAATCTTCCACGTTTGTTTTCTAGATCAGAATGTCATTGCACTCAAAACATATAACAAACAAAAGTTTGTAAATGCAGATTTGTCAAACACTTTGAGAAAAATATTAGGACTTTTTGTATTCAACCATTAATCCGTTTTAACCATGTAATTTTGGAACCAAACAAATAAGTGTCAAGGTTGATTAAGAAAGATctcgtacctaagtcggttttagcgcacttaaacCGGATTTTCCTAAACTCGATTGTTACCTTTTAGGTTGGTTATTCTTATATGTAATTTATCCCTCTTATTGGCATACATTAAACACTAGGAATTCATTAAGTTTAGAGgaaattgttaaaattttaattcGACCCAATACACtttaacaatattgtccgttttgtgTTATGCAATTCTCATGGATACATTAGACCAGCAAGGCATCCCAATAGTGCTCTCACAAAAGTAAGTTTAACTGTAGAGTTCCTACGAGATGTTCTCCTTCAAAAAAACGTGTTATTGATGATGAGGGActaaatatatctatatatattaacagaaattaattaataggaATAATATAAACACACAACCTAATCAAAGAGTCATGTAAATTTGCAATTCAATATCTCACGAAGCATTGAAACACACATTTTATTATCTTTATAACTCCATCGAATAATTCTTGTGCAATCCCAATGGTTGTTAATCGCAAAGAATAAACATAAGAATTCAATAAAAATAGGAAACTCATAGTACATAAATCAATAAAACTCAATTTGTGGAGCATAGATGGCTTCCTTCTTCTCTCCTTGGTGAACTTGTATCCGTGTGTCTTCTTTTCCTGCTGCAGCTAGCGTGCTTGATGTAAGATAGACAAAAGTGCCTCTCAAATGGGCTGAACCAAGTTGACTTACAATGGGCTTTAATTGGGCCAAAATATATGCACTTCAACAAGTTTTCTCAACGAGGGGTGTCCACCGGACTTTGAAACCCGGCCTGACCCAATGACCCAGACCGACCCGGTCGACACCCCTAGTCGCAGCTCACTTCCTTGTAATTTCTTCATTTGTGATCCAAATTTAGTCCACGTAAATAGTATTGAAAGAGCCTAGCTTCCAATGCCGTTAAAATTATGGAAATCGAAGTTCCGTAACAACAGTCACGGTCGTCCGAATAACATCACCTCAAATCTAGAATTTTAAGTCCAACTTGATTTGATTTTACTTATCAAATTATGTACAATttcacaaataaataaataaaatagacaaccaaatatataaaaacataAGATAATGATACAAAAATACGTTGGAGGATTCCAATGATAGGTAGGGCATAACGCATTAATTTGAGGAGGCAGCTAGCCAAGCCAAGAGCTGTAGAGTGTAGATATGTGTAATGAAGTGTTGATAGGGTTGGAAAATGAGATTGATAGGCTCCGAGGACCCATGGTTTGCTCAAATAATTGATTGCTCTCGCAGGTTTTCGCGgtaattttttgacataaattaaacCAATCAAATGATTggttttatctttttttcttggttcGGTCTTTAGTAGAGaagtgtataatttttttttaaaaagaccGACCAATCAATTCAATTTCAGTTTTTACGATTTTTTTAACAACCCTACATATTAAGATTAGCAACTTCTATGAGCTCACGTGGTGGGGAAGTCTTGTAGGTTGCATCAGACAAGCTAAATTACTTCTCCTTATCCGAAAAGATTAAGCAGAGAGAGGAAGCGAGCATTTTGTCTCCAATCACTATCTCCAATAAATTTGCTCTTATACATCTAAACCAAAATACAAGGTGATTGAAAATGACTCCACACATTGTACTGTGCATGTGTTGCTTGGTCTTTTATGTAACTACTATTCAATAATCTTTTATGGCTTAAAATGAAACTGACATATGTTCTGCAACAATGGGTACGATTATATGTCTACCTGCACATGCTTAACCTTTTTTAGTTCTTCATCCCCCTTCCATCAATTTTTGACCATTAATGATAGGGCTTGTATCCTAGTTATTCCGATCGTTGAATTATACGTACAAAATTTCATGTGAAGTTCACAAATTCAAATGAATCATACGCATCTAACTCAACAGTTGGGATATCAAACtgttgagatttttatcattttcaaattttttttggagaagCAAAATTTTATTAAACCGGGGGCGGGATACCCCTACAATGTCATTCTAAAGTGAAGGAATACAGATAACATGAGGATAAGAGAAAAAAATGCACTCATTGAGACAAAATAAAACCAAAGTTGGTTAACATATTGGCATTGAAGTTAGCCTCACGATATATGTGACTAACTTTAACATGTCAATTATGACCAATAAGTCGTTTAATAGGAGAAATTAAATGAGATTGAGCATTTTCGATTTTTGACCTACAAtctattctcttttctttttgagtaACCGAGAActacatcatacaagtttgttatTTAGACATCCGATATGGGTCTAAAATTGAGTTGTCAGGTCAACGCGCACAGAAATTTCCCATTTCACAATGGGGTAAATTGGGCTAGAAGTCCAGCGCGTGTCTACAAAAGTTCGCTAGGTATAACTAAATCAATCTTGTACCTTCTAACAATTAAATAACGAAGTTACCCAAAATACCCTCGTTAGTTCTTTACAATTCAAACCTGTTCTATCTCCTAACAAAACACTAGAACTTCTGTTAATGGTTATTGAATTCTTGAACTATAACTGGCTGAGGAAGATGAGTAAGCAAGTGAACAATGAGAAGATCCTCCTTGTAGCAGTGACAATTGAGCTGCTGTCACTGATGATGCGTAGGAAGGAGTAGTATTAGTATCCGTCCTCTTCAATGTACTAGTATTGGTGGGCTTGTGGGCCTCGCTTCCTATTGTGGGCTCGTGTTTAATCTCTATTAATAATGCGGCCACATCTTTCATTGTGGGCCTATCTTCCGCCCGATTGCTGGTGCAGAGAAGGGATATTCCCAGGGCTTGAAGCATTTCTTGGATCTGCGTGTCTGGATGACCTTGTAATTTCGGATCAACGATCTCCACTGCGTCTTTCTTGCTCTTAAGGTGGTCTCGCACCCACTGGATCACGTGTTCACCGTCTGGAAACGATGGATCTACTGGCTTCTTCCCTGTTATTAGCTCTAGAAGGACTACTCCGAAACTGTACACGTCACTCTTTTCGGTGATCTTAAGCATACAGCCGTACTctgcaaatgaaaattttgactaaTTAAGCATAAACTCAGTTCAACATAGAATGAGCGTAAATCTAGGGCTCGTATGTACGAAAGTTTCTCATCAGTTAACAAGAGTAAACTTAGTGTGCGAAGACCCACTAGCAAACTCCCACATGCAAGCCGAAACTCACATGCAAGTGGCTACCAAGAAATACATTGTTAGTTGAAATCGAAACGTGGATGCAATTGTGCCTAATTTAGCCGATTACCAACGAAACCTTCTCTCAGTGGTTACAATTAAGCATAATGAATAAAGGGAGACAAAGAAGAGGAAAACTCACCGGGAGCAATGTAGCCGTAGGAGCCAGCGAATTGTGGGTTGGCTGAAAATGAAGCATTGTCGTCTTCTACAAGCCGAGCTAGACCGAAATCTGCCAAGCACGGTTCGTATCCGTCTCCGATAAGTATATTCTGTGCCTTCACGTCTCGGTGCAATATCGGCGGTACACAATCGTGGTGTAGGTAGGCCAGACCCTCCGCCACGCCAAGTGCTATTTTTAACCGAGACTCCCACTCCACTAATCTGTTACATCCTTCGTGCAAGAATGCGTCTAATGAACCGTTAGCCATGTAGTCGTAAAATAACAATTTTGTTTTCCGGTTCGCAGCCCAGCCTAAAAGCCGGACGATATTTCGGTGCCGGATTCTTGCCAGAGTGGCAATTTCGGAGGAGAATGCTGAGGCGGAGAGTTTCTCGGAGGATCGGAACCTCTTGACTGCGACGGTGAAGCCGGACGGTAAGGCTACCATGTAAACGACACCGGATCGACCGCGACCTATGACGTTGCCAGCTGTCAAACTTCTTGCCACATCAGTTATTGACAGGTCGAGCTTCTGGTATAAAGTGAGGTCCCATGGTGGTCCCAGCTCCACGTCAATGTCGCCGTCAAGCATCTCGCAATCGTGCGCCCCCGGGCCCCTCTTTTTTGAGGCGAGGGTGATGTAGAGCGCAGCCAGGAGCAGTACGCACGCTGCGCAGAGTAGGACCACCATCGCGACACGTGCAGCCGCGCCTCTTCTGGATTTGCGGTCGCCGTCGACGTCGATGCATTGGTTCCCAGAAAAGCAGAGCGAAGGGTTCCCGTTGAGAACACTTGGAGGCAGTTTTGTGAAGAAAGGCGTGTCCGGTACACGGCCGGAGAAATTGTTGTGGGAGATGTTAAGAACCACCAGATTTTGCATTTCAGCGAGAAAGTGAAGATCGCCGGAGAGTTGGTTGTGAGAGAGATCTAGAACTCCAAGTTTACCTAAACCCGTGAAGTTTGCCGGAACATTGCCGGACAGTTGGTTCCAGCTAAGATTGAGAGCGATTTCCAGGGCAGGAATCTGGCCCAAACTTGCCGGGATATTTCCCAAAAGCTCGTTACCACTAAGGTCGAGCAACTGGAGCTTCACGCAGGAACCGAGTTCACTCGGTATTGGACCCGAGAATCGGTTCTTCCCCAGCAATAACTTGGTGAGTGAAGTCAACGATCCCAAAGTAGGCATCAATGTGCCTTCAATAAGATTATCAGAGAAATCAACGAACTGCAAGGAAACAAGATAACTGAGTCTCTGCGGCAAATTCTCCGCAATGGAATTCGAGTGCAGATCCAAAAATGTCAGATTCCGGCAGCCGGATATCCCCTCCGGTATAACTCCTGAAAGCCTGTTGGATCCAAGATCCAAGAAATTCAAATTCCTCAAGCTCCCAATTTGTGGCGGGATCGAACCGGTTAGCTTATTGTTACTGACGCGGAACCGAATCAAGGACGAGCAGTTCCCGATTTCAGGTGGTATCTCGCCGGAAAGATTGTTGGAGAGGAGCAAGAGCTTGTTGAGTTTCTTGAGGTCGAATATTCCGCTTGGAATGGGCCCGTTCAAGCCATTCTGGGACAAATCAACGGCCTCGAGATTCTGACAGTTGGAGATGGAAGAAGGTATATTGCCTTCTAGTTTGTTCTGCCATATGAACAGCAGTGTCAGATTTGACAAGTTACCTAATTCAGAAGGAATGGAGCCACTGATCTGATTGTTGTCCAGCTCAATATGAGTGAGCCTCTGACAATTTCCGAGTTGTGCAGGGATTTCGCCAGAGATCTGGTTGACGCTCAATTGAAGTTCTTCAAGCTCTGTTAGATTCCCAAAGGATATGGGAATGCTTCCTGTTAACAAATTCATGGAGACATCAATGACCGACATTTGATTGCAGTTTCCAAGTTCCGGCGGAAGAGTACCAATCAAGTTGTTCTGCCACAACAAGAGATTGCGGAGATTCCTGAGATTGCCTAATTTGGCTGGGATGGATCCACTGAGTGAGTTCTCATAAAGATAGATGTCTTCAAGCTCCGTGCAATCACCGAGCTCTGGAGGGATTTGGCCGGAGAGAAGGGTGGTGTAGATTGCAATTGTCTGCAGTTTCTTGAGCAGACCAAGGCTTGGAGGAAGGAAGCCTGAGACGCTAGTTTCTGCTAGGCCTAACATGACCAAATTGGAGCAGTTACTGATCTCTGTTGgtaaagagccttcaagattcTTGTTTCCACCAGCTCTAATCACTTCAAGATTCTTCAGCTTCCCTACTGTACTGGGTATGGTGCCACTAAGCTGATTATCATAGAGGATCAGCCATTTCAAGCTGGTGAGGCTCCCAATTTCCGGCGGAATGGAGCCTTCCAGCCTATTTGAATTGAGATAGAGTTGTTCAAGCTTGATCAAGCTACTAATCTCACCTGGGATTTCACCAGTTAAGGCATTGTCACTCAAGTCTAAGTGAGTCAATCCAGTAAGAGAGCCAATCTCTTTGGGTATCAAACCGGTGAGATTCGTCCCCGTCAAAACCAGCTTGTTCAAGGACAACAATGCAGTGAAATTATCTGGAACATTTCCATGAAAATCCACATACCTTATATCCAATTCAACTACTTGGTTGTTGTAGTTGCAAGTGATCCCATACCAATGGCACGGAGTATAATCTGTTGAATCCCAATTACTTAATGATTCCAGGGATCCCTTCCAGCTTGTTTTCCAGGAAAGAAGAGTCTGGCCTTGTTGATTCACAGCAACAACTGTATTAGGGAAGGGAAGAATCAAGAGTGAAAAAGAGAGGACTAAGAGGAAGATAATAGGGTCCATTTCGTATTTGCAGGCATATTTCATACCAGCTACGCTACAAACTCCAATGAGAAGAACAGAAAGAAAGGTTTGAGCCTGGGGAATGACAATGATAGAAACCAAATCATGTCTTCCGGGCTATATCCTATATGTATAACTATAAACAAATATTGAAAGACCCAGAATCTCCGGATCCAAGAAACAGCTAGGCCATGATGTTGGAGGTGGAATTCTAGATAGAGCTTTATTCAGCATTTGTTTATGGCAGAGGAGATGGTGGaaggtggggggggggggtgaagcCAAGGTAAACTGTCTATTTATTTGAATGAATGGGAAGTGGGAGAGGGACAGAGTGGCTCTGTCTCCTCTTTTTTAGTGTATAACTTTTGATCTCCTTATTATATGGCCTTTTTATTATACCCCCCAAATCATCTTTCGTTTTCTATGGATTTGTTTGCAACCCAAAAGAAGAGCAATTGAATAATGTACTGGGAACTCATACATAGTGCACCTTTTCTATGCCGTTAACCAATGGTGACTCTGACTCAGCTCTGCTTCAGTGGAGTAGATGACTCGAGTAGGATTGAAAACAGAGTACCAAAGTTTAAATCTTTGCACATTCTATCACATTTTTGTCACGTAAATGAAATAGTAATTTGTTGTGTAAACCCAAAAAGTTGACAGtaaattttgcttttggatccTATTGGTTAACGGCAACGGCATTCACAACCACTTGTGTGATAGCATCTCTATGGGGTCTCGGGTGTCATAACAACTCGGGAGGTTTTGAATTCGATTATCACTAGAAACAATATTCTTGTGGTCACGTATtaggttttgacccaacttacaaCGTACTCTATCGTAAAGTGAAAAAATTTTATATGCGCGGACGGATGGCTCGAGTTTAGGTTATATCGAACGTCGAAAGGGTAAATTTTGCTTTTGAATCCTATTGGTTAACGGCAACGGCattaagtttagcttttgtcttAATTTATGTCCAAATGAAAACCAAACTTTTGGAAAGGTTTTTCAAAGCTGTGCAGAAGAATAAAGCTGCATGGAAGTATGTCTATGTGACTGTGGGgggattaatttaattaataagaGTTTTCAAATCAGAATTGGATCTTAAACGTTTTCAGATTCAGatctaaaactaaaactaaaacaatgaaattaattaggataTATATTCCAAATCCCATTTTTCAATTCCTTGATGCGATCTATGACATATGCTCATTTGCCTAccaattgtgtatatatatatttataaaccTCTCCAACATCAGATTTTGTTGCCGTAACCATAAACAGGATGGAGATTCAATCATCCcagaacattaaaaaaaaaaattcaattttttttgtgtgatttgttGTCTGCTACCTATAAAatcatgtatgtatgtgtcTATATATCCAGAAATTCTCTTATCTAAATCAAAACTGTTGACTTGTTTTTTAatcatagatgtggtgggtcccactAGTAAATGTGTGCcccatttttgttgtgttttattataaCCATTGAATTTTGTATTCACAAAAttgttcacattttttgtcCATATACGAGAATTTCtgaagatatatataatatatatatcttaattagcggaaaaataaaattaaggtaTCACGTGATGTGGTGTAAGTAACTGGAGGATATGATATGGTTTTTCGGAAGGAAAATAGAGAGTCCGCACGTATTGGGTGCGCGCCTCGTGACCGAACTGTGCAGATCTGcaattatttaaataaaatgatGTTACAACTGTGTTTATTTGGGAATCTAAGCACGAGATGGACCGACTTGAGCATGTGATGGGAGAGAAATAGTAATCAGTTAAGGCCAAGGCGTAGGACATACATACAGCTTTTGTGTGTCCAAGACTTAATAAATAGGGTGGCAAACAAGAAGAGACAACTACAACCCATCAAAAAAGTAAAGAAGCTACTatttcttttcatatttttttttatagtactTGTACTAatatatttcaagtacttgtaTTATTGACATTTTCTCAGGCATACAAACCTTAATCTTTTGTTACTATTGATGATT
Proteins encoded in this region:
- the LOC119984974 gene encoding LRR receptor-like serine/threonine-protein kinase — its product is MKYACKYEMDPIIFLLVLSFSLLILPFPNTVVAVNQQGQTLLSWKTSWKGSLESLSNWDSTDYTPCHWYGITCNYNNQVVELDIRYVDFHGNVPDNFTALLSLNKLVLTGTNLTGLIPKEIGSLTGLTHLDLSDNALTGEIPGEISSLIKLEQLYLNSNRLEGSIPPEIGSLTSLKWLILYDNQLSGTIPSTVGKLKNLEVIRAGGNKNLEGSLPTEISNCSNLVMLGLAETSVSGFLPPSLGLLKKLQTIAIYTTLLSGQIPPELGDCTELEDIYLYENSLSGSIPAKLGNLRNLRNLLLWQNNLIGTLPPELGNCNQMSVIDVSMNLLTGSIPISFGNLTELEELQLSVNQISGEIPAQLGNCQRLTHIELDNNQISGSIPSELGNLSNLTLLFIWQNKLEGNIPSSISNCQNLEAVDLSQNGLNGPIPSGIFDLKKLNKLLLLSNNLSGEIPPEIGNCSSLIRFRVSNNKLTGSIPPQIGSLRNLNFLDLGSNRLSGVIPEGISGCRNLTFLDLHSNSIAENLPQRLSYLVSLQFVDFSDNLIEGTLMPTLGSLTSLTKLLLGKNRFSGPIPSELGSCVKLQLLDLSGNELLGNIPASLGQIPALEIALNLSWNQLSGNVPANFTGLGKLGVLDLSHNQLSGDLHFLAEMQNLVVLNISHNNFSGRVPDTPFFTKLPPSVLNGNPSLCFSGNQCIDVDGDRKSRRGAAARVAMVVLLCAACVLLLAALYITLASKKRGPGAHDCEMLDGDIDVELGPPWDLTLYQKLDLSITDVARSLTAGNVIGRGRSGVVYMVALPSGFTVAVKRFRSSEKLSASAFSSEIATLARIRHRNIVRLLGWAANRKTKLLFYDYMANGSLDAFLHEGCNRLVEWESRLKIALGVAEGLAYLHHDCVPPILHRDVKAQNILIGDGYEPCLADFGLARLVEDDNASFSANPQFAGSYGYIAPEYGCMLKITEKSDVYSFGVVLLELITGKKPVDPSFPDGEHVIQWVRDHLKSKKDAVEIVDPKLQGHPDTQIQEMLQALGISLLCTSNRAEDRPTMKDVAALLIEIKHEPTIGSEAHKPTNTSTLKRTDTNTTPSYASSVTAAQLSLLQGGSSHCSLAYSSSSASYSSRIQ